Proteins from one Caldalkalibacillus salinus genomic window:
- a CDS encoding helicase-related protein gives MGATMIWKPAFISYRVHEWTFFSPAEVFERVDVPFWHTISDHLAQDIELCEIEEWPHITACMSRHTQCPAEVRQALHRDIGMTSVRHILAQEHRSPTPEAWFRWADTLQGRRLLLTEVVAAYRQLCPQYPLPERMSAVLQALYLCGLFDWLSPIGIHACKRCGYAQGREHRSKVFKVIDVLRGKEEQVVQMPCASCGQGDCRYCPRCAKLGLAKSCQPYLHWYGWNLTQEASTHHEPLQQQPMSLRTGTNAYTSSHDVTNMPSVLQWEGQLSAAQQQASDQLQSFVQQKFGLRLHKAQVYQEQGVQTQTKAQFHANAHDLDQVQTYEEDGPHTCQEVPNMPARHSGPHEFLIWAICGAGKTEILFHSLDDVLKCGKKVLITSPRRDVVTELAPRLKDAFPRQTVRVLHGESEEKYEAGDLFLATTHQTLRFHGYFDLIVIDEEDAFPYHFDNMLQYAVQRALRPSGVMVYLTATPNRHMQKRVRRQELPYVTITRRFHGHPLAVPQLKPVGSWRKTISSTVILTELLAYVQHLIQEERYGYLFVPRVDDLQPVMSYIEDMILPYITRQGPPLGHGFAMDTVHSEDERRTEVVQRFRRHDIRLLITTTILERGVTIPYCDVAVLGSDDPVFNEAALIQMAGRAGRKPDDPIGNVWFFPEVRTQDQVSAINRIKGWNKT, from the coding sequence ATGGGAGCAACAATGATATGGAAACCGGCTTTTATCTCCTATCGGGTGCATGAATGGACGTTCTTTAGCCCCGCTGAAGTGTTTGAGAGGGTCGACGTTCCTTTTTGGCACACGATATCTGATCATTTAGCACAGGATATTGAGCTTTGCGAGATTGAAGAATGGCCTCATATCACGGCTTGTATGTCCCGACACACACAGTGTCCAGCGGAAGTGAGACAAGCATTGCATCGTGATATAGGCATGACAAGTGTACGTCACATCCTTGCGCAGGAGCACAGGAGCCCTACACCGGAGGCGTGGTTTCGGTGGGCTGATACGCTACAAGGCCGTCGTCTATTATTAACAGAAGTTGTGGCAGCCTATCGTCAATTATGTCCTCAGTATCCACTGCCTGAAAGGATGTCTGCTGTTTTGCAGGCACTATACCTATGTGGCCTTTTTGATTGGTTAAGTCCCATTGGCATCCATGCGTGTAAGCGGTGTGGTTATGCACAGGGACGAGAGCATCGGTCGAAGGTGTTTAAAGTGATCGACGTTCTGCGTGGAAAGGAAGAGCAGGTCGTCCAGATGCCCTGTGCTTCTTGTGGACAGGGAGATTGTCGGTACTGTCCTCGATGCGCTAAGTTGGGATTAGCCAAATCGTGCCAGCCTTATTTGCATTGGTATGGTTGGAACCTGACACAAGAAGCCTCTACTCATCACGAGCCTCTTCAACAGCAACCAATGTCTCTAAGAACCGGAACGAATGCGTACACGTCATCGCATGATGTGACGAACATGCCTTCCGTTTTACAGTGGGAAGGGCAACTAAGCGCTGCACAACAGCAAGCCTCAGATCAGTTGCAATCGTTTGTGCAACAGAAGTTTGGGCTCCGACTCCATAAGGCTCAGGTGTATCAAGAACAGGGTGTGCAAACCCAAACCAAAGCCCAATTTCATGCCAATGCACATGATCTAGACCAGGTTCAAACCTACGAAGAAGATGGCCCTCACACATGTCAAGAGGTGCCCAATATGCCAGCCCGTCACAGTGGTCCTCACGAGTTCCTGATCTGGGCCATTTGCGGCGCCGGAAAAACAGAGATCCTTTTCCACAGCTTAGATGATGTCTTAAAGTGTGGCAAAAAGGTACTAATTACGTCTCCACGACGGGATGTGGTCACGGAGCTAGCCCCGAGGTTAAAAGACGCTTTTCCCCGACAAACGGTGAGAGTACTACACGGAGAAAGTGAAGAGAAGTATGAAGCGGGTGACTTGTTTCTGGCCACCACCCATCAGACCTTACGTTTCCATGGCTATTTCGATCTGATCGTCATTGATGAGGAGGACGCTTTTCCCTATCATTTTGATAATATGCTTCAGTATGCTGTACAGCGTGCCTTGAGGCCTAGTGGTGTGATGGTCTATCTGACGGCCACACCCAATAGACACATGCAAAAACGTGTGCGACGTCAGGAGCTACCCTATGTCACCATCACCAGACGTTTTCACGGACATCCCTTAGCAGTGCCTCAACTCAAACCTGTAGGGTCATGGCGAAAAACGATCAGCTCTACTGTCATCCTCACAGAGTTACTCGCGTACGTTCAGCATCTTATTCAAGAGGAACGTTACGGTTACTTGTTTGTACCCAGGGTGGATGATTTACAGCCTGTCATGTCTTATATAGAAGACATGATCCTTCCCTATATCACCAGACAGGGGCCACCCCTCGGCCATGGATTTGCAATGGATACGGTACACTCAGAAGATGAGCGTCGCACGGAGGTCGTCCAACGCTTTCGGCGTCATGATATCCGACTGTTAATCACCACGACCATTTTAGAGAGAGGGGTCACCATCCCTTACTGTGATGTGGCCGTCCTCGGAAGTGATGACCCCGTCTTTAACGAGGCTGCGCTGATCCAAATGGCCGGGCGAGCAGGGAGAAAACCAGACGACCCGATCGGCAACGTGTGGTTTTTCCCTGAAGTTCGCACGCAGGACCAAGTGTCTGCTATCAACAGGATCAAAGGATGGAATAAAACATAA